The following proteins are co-located in the Paralichthys olivaceus isolate ysfri-2021 chromosome 2, ASM2471397v2, whole genome shotgun sequence genome:
- the chchd4a gene encoding mitochondrial intermembrane space import and assembly protein 40: protein MSYCRQEGKDRIIFVTKEDHEAPSNAELIADDPNDPYEEQGLILPSGDINWNCPCLGGMASGPCGSQFKEAFSCFHYSTEEVKGSECIDNFRNMQECMQRYPELYPQEEDKESSTQAESDTGPASAAQTEGSSLSPETDATPSTSDPSADSVSPTDIQTAS from the exons ATGTCGTACTGCAGGCAGGAAG GTAAAGATCGCATCATCTTTGTGACCAAGGAAGACCATGAGGCGCCCAGCAATGCTGAGCTGATTGCAGATGATCCCAACGATCCGTATGAGGAGCAAG GCTTGATCCTGCCGAGTGGAGACATCAACTGGAACTGCCCGTGCTTGGGCGGCATGGCCAGCGGACCATGCGGCTCTCAGTTCAAAGAGGCGTTCTCCTGCTTCCACTACAGTACGGAAGAGGTGAAGGGCTCCGAGTGCATCGACAACTTCCGCAACATGCAAGAATGCATGCAGAGGTACCCTGAGCTCTATCCTCAGGAGGAAGATAAAGAGAGTTCCACCCAAGCAGAGTCTGACACCGGCCCAGCCTCTGCTGCCCAGACCGAGGGCTCCTCCTTGTCCCCTGAAACTGACGCTACACCATCCACTTCAGATCCCTCAGCTGACAGCGTGTCACCTACAGACATCCAGACTGCCAGCTAA
- the LOC109629063 gene encoding netrin-4: MRVSSMRGEKGPHPFLVVLCGLFLAVTRNGAVSRCVDHACSPSIGNLASGRTLTTLSSCCGNSSLQCSACPHPSMTPHLCPEDVHPPSHMTDDPFSNPETWWASGARNTVQEQQDEIQLDLETQFCLSHVVLVFRSPRPAAMAIERSADFGRTWEALKLFANNCSTEFGLADDFSQPGSLCTSRYTSPTPCSGGEVILRTLDPSGAKRLDPYSSEALARLTLTNLRIRLLKAQTCSAPLNQPTGRATPTASALTSTTENSALAPYAIYTLLAKGTCLCHGHAEYCVPHNSSQDTSQDSNVVSGRCLCTHHTAGDHCEKCAPLYNDRPWRPANGSSGEPNPCQKCECHAHADSCHFSQRAWLSSGGTSGGVCDDCRHDTVGRRCQRCRHGYHRHPFLPLHSPHACTRCRCDPQGSLSPRPGEEGPWCHPRSGQCHCKSGVGGTSCSYCLPGYWGFGDKGCEPCACPLSCNPTTGQCLDSYTNNQVFNVPVGGKIPDLDHMLLIEEEVQWSKELAVSALHYTGKCNCKERKLRSGSDLCRTKHDYVIKASVLSAHDKGSHAEVQVKVRKVLRSGKVALNLGTISLYPLSWTSRGCTCPILNPGMEYLLAGPEEAGTGRLLVTMQSVVAPWTPRLGLLISEGLRNGCP; encoded by the exons ATGAGAGTGTCTAGTATGCGTGGGGAGAAGGGTCCACATCCGTTTCTGGTGGTGCTCTGTGGGCTGTTTTTGGCTGTGACGCGGAACGGAGCAG tTTCCAGATGCGTGGACCACGCCTGTAGTCCATCCATAGGGAACCTGGCCAGCGGCAGGACCCTCACCACCCTCTCCAGCTGCTGTGGGAACAGCTCCCTTCAATGCTCAGCTTGCCCCCATCCTTCCATGACCCCTCACCTCTGCCCCGAGGACGTTCACCCACCTTCTCACATGACCGACGACCCTTTCTCCAACCCGGAGACCTGGTGGGCATCAGGTGCGAGGAACActgtgcaggagcagcaggacgaGATCCAGTTGGATCTGGAAACACAGTTCTGTCTGTCCCATGTGGTGTTGGTGTTCAGGTCGCCCCGGCCCGCTGCCATGGCCATTGAACGTTCAGCCGACTTTGGAAGGACCTGGGAGGCTCTTAAATTATTTGCAAACAATTGCAGCACAGAGTTTGGTCTGGCTGATGATTTTAGTCAGCCAGGCTCTTTGTGTACATCTCGTTACACCAGTCCCACACCCTGCAGTGGTGGTGAG GTAATATTACGGACATTAGACCCGAGCGGTGCTAAAAGACTGGACCCTTACAGTTCAGAGGCTCTTGCCCGCCTCACCCTCACCAACCTCCGCATCAGACTGCTCAAAGCTCAGACCTGCTCTGCACCTCTGAACCAGCCGACAGGACGCGCAACCCCCACGGCCTCAGCACTGACATCCACTACAGAAAACTCAGCCTTAGCACCGTATGCCATTTACACATTACTGGCCAAAGGGACCTGCCTGTGCCACGGACATGCTGAGTATTGTGTACCACACAACAGCAGCCAAGACACTAGTCAGGACAGTAATGTG GTGTCTGGTAGGTGCCTGTGTACTCATCACACGGCGGGGGATCACTGTGAGAAGTGTGCCCCACTCTACAATGATCGTCCCTGGAGGCCCGCCAACGGCAGCAGCGGGGAGCCGAACCCGTGCCAGA AGTGCGAGTGCCACGCTCACGCAGACAGCTGTCACTTCTCTCAGCGGGCGTGGCTGTCATCCGGTGGCACCAGCGGTGGGGTTTGTGATGACTGCCGGCACGACACGGTTGGGCGTAGGTGCCAGCGCTGTCGCCATGGCTACCACCGTCATCCCTTCCTGCCCCTCCATTCCCCCCACGCCTGCACAC GCTGCAGGTGTGATCCACAGGGCTCTCTGTCTCCTCGGCCTGGAGAAGAGGGACCCTGGTGCCACCCTCGGAGTGGACAGTGCCACTGTAAATCAGGTGTAGGGGGCACAAGCTGCAGCTACTGCCTGCCTGGCTACTGGGGTTTTGGAGATAAGGGCTGTGAACCCTGTGCCTGCCCTCTCAGCTGCAATCCCACCACTGGGCAGTGTCTCGACAG CTACACAAATAATCAGGTGTTCAATGTGCCTGTTGGAGGTAAAATCCCTGATCTGGATCATATGTTGCTAATTGAAGAAGAAGTACAATGGTCGAAGGAGCTCGCAGTCTCTGCTCTGCATTATACAG GAAAGTGCAACTGCAAGGAGAGGAAACTAAGAAGTGGGTCTGACCTCTGTAGGACTAAACACGACTACG TGATCAAGGCCAGCGTGCTCTCTGCTCATGACAAGGGCAGCCACGCAGAGGTCCAGGTCAAAGTTCGCAAGGTCCTTCGATCAGGGAAGGTGGCACTGAACTTGGGAACCATCAGCCTCTATCCTCTGTCCTGGACCAGCCGCGGCTGCACCTGTCCGATTCTAAACCCAG GTATGGAGTACCTGCTCGCAGGCCCAGAAGAAGCTGGAACAGGCCGTTTGCTGGTCACCATGCAAAGTGTCGTGGCCCCCTGGACACCTCGACTGGGTCTACTCATATCAGAGGGCCTGAGGAATGGATGTCCATGA
- the LOC109629235 gene encoding protein transport protein Sec61 subunit alpha-like 1, with the protein MGIKFLEVIKPFCAVLPEIQKPERKIQFREKVLWTAITLFIFLVCCQIPLFGIMSSDSADPFYWMRVILASNRGTLMELGISPIVTSGLIMQLLAGAKIIEVGDTPKDRALFNGAQKLFGMIITIGQAIVYVMTGMYGDPSEMGAGICLLIIIQLFVAGLIVLLLDELLQKGYGLGSGISLFIATNICETIVWKAFSPTTVNTGRGTEFEGAIIALFHLLATRTDKVRALREAFYRQNLPNLMNLIATVFVFAVVIYFQGFRVDLPIKSARYRGQYNTYPIKLFYTSNIPIILQSALVSNLYVISQMLSTRFSGNFLVNLLGTWSDTTSGGPARAYPVGGLCYYLSPPESFGSVLDDPVHAVIYIVFMLGSCAFFSKTWIEVSGSSAKDVAKQLKEQQMVMRGHRETSMVHELNRYIPTAAAFGGLCIGGLSVMADFLGAIGSGTGILLAVTIIYQYFEIFVKEQSEVGSMGALLF; encoded by the exons ATGGGGA TTAAATTTTTGGAGGTCATCAAGCCCTTCTGTGCGGTCCTGCCAGAAATTCAGAAACCAGAAAGAAAG ATTCAGTTTAGAGAAAAAGTACTATGGACCGCTATCACGCTATTCATCTTTCTGGTGTGCTGCCAG ATTCCACTGTTTGGCATCATGTCATCAGACTCAGCAGATCCTTTCTACTGGATGAGAGTAATCCTGGCTTCCAACAGAG GTACTCTGATGGAGCTGGGTATCTCACCCATTGTCACGTCGGGCCTCATCATGCAGCTGCTGGCTGGTGCCAAGATCATTGAAGTTGGTGACACTCCCAAGGACAGAGCCCTCTTTAATGGAGCTCAGAAAT TGTTTGGAATGATCATCACCATTGGACAGGCCATTGTGTACGTTATGACTGGCATGTATGGAGACCCCTCAGAGATGGGTGCTGGGATATGCTTACTCATCATCATCCAg CTCTTCGTTGCAGGTCTGATCGTCTTGCTGCTGGACGAGCTTCTCCAAAAGGGCTATGGTCTGGGATCAGGTATCTCTCTCTTCATTGCCACCAACATCTGTGAGACGATCGTGTGGAAGGCCTTCAGTCCCACCACCGTCAACACTGGCAGAG GCACTGAGTTTGAGGGAGCCATTATTGCTCTCTTCCATCTGCTGGCCACTCGGACGGACAAGGTCCGTGCTCTGAGAGAAGCCTTCTACAGACAAAACCTGCCCAACCTCATGAACCTCATCGCcactgtctttgtgtttgcagtggtCATATACTTCCAG GGCTTCAGAGTGGACCTGCCCATCAAGTCTGCACGCTACCGTGGCCAATATAACACTTACCCGATCAAACTGTTCTACACCTCCAACATCCCCATCATCCTGCAGTCTGCCCTGGTCTCTAATCTCTACGTAATTTCTCAGATGCTCTCAACGCGTTTCAGTGGCAACTTCCTGGTCAACCTCCTGGGAACCTGGTCT gaCACCACGAGTGGAGGACCAGCTCGGGCCTACCCAGTGGGTGGTCTCTGTTACTACCTTTCTCCTCCGGAGTCATTTGGTTCCGTTTTGGACGACCCAGTTCATGCTGTCATCTACATCGTCTTCATGCTGGGCTCCTGTGCTTTCTTCTCCAAGACCTGGATTGAGGTCTCAGGATCCTCTGCCAAAGAT GTGGCCAAGCAGCTGAAGGAGCAGCAGATGGTGAtgagaggacacagagagacCTCTATGGTGCATGAGCTTAACAG gtACATCCCCACAGCTGCTGCCTTTGGTGGTCTCTGTATAGGTGGGCTGTCTGTCATGGCAGATTTCCTGGGTGCCATCGGTTCGGGTACAGGAATCCTCTTGGCTGTGACCATCATCTACCAGTACTTTGAGATCTTTGTGAAGGAGCAGAGCGAAGTGGGCAGCATGGGCGCACTGCTATTCTAG